AATTGGTTCGCTTTATCCGCAGCACGTTTTTAAGGGTCAGAAGATGGCAGGACGTGGAGGTCAAGATAATGCCACTATAAAGAACTTGGAGGTGATTGAGCTGGATCAGGAAAACAATTTAATTTTGGTCAAAGGATCAGTTCCTGGCAAGAGCAAGGCAATCGTTAGGCTAGAGGTTGTTAGATGAAGGTAAGTCTAGTAGATATTAAAGGCAAAAAAACAGAGTTAAATCTGAAGTTTGATCTCAGTAGTACTGCAGACTATAAGACTATTCTCAACCAAGTAGTTTATGTAATAAGATCACAGGCAAGGGTCAATCTTGCCAAGACGCTCTCCAGGGGTATGGTTCAAGGATCTACTAAGAAGCCTTGGCGACAAAAAGGTACTGGTCGAGCCAGGGTAGGTACTAAGCGTAATCCGGTTTGGCGCGGTGGAGGGGTTGCTTTTGGTCCTACTGGACAAGAGAACTATCATAAGAAAAATAATAAGAAGGCTTATCAGGTTGCGTTGGTAAAAAGTTTAGAAGAAAAAGCTAAACAGTCTAGTTTTTGGGTGGTTGATGGCCTGGAAGATCTTAGTAAAACTCAGCAAGCTAGGTTGTATTTGGATACTAAGCTTGGTATTGATTCTAACAGTAAGGTGCTATTAATTTCTACTGTTAGACCTCAAGCTTTTCTAAACCTTAAAAACCTCAAACTAATTGGGCTTAATCAACTTTCAGCCCTAGACATTCTTGGAGTAGCTCAGGTATTAATCACTAAGGCTGATTTGGACTTATTGGTGGATAGAAATAAGTATTTGGGACTTACCCAGGTTAAGGCAGTAGCAAAATCTAGCAAGGAGAAAGATGATTCAGCCAGTAATTAGTGAGAAAAGTTTATATCAGGCAGCCAGTGGAGTCTATCACTTCGTTGTTCCTATTCAGTTAAGCAAACTTGAAATCAAAG
The sequence above is drawn from the Candidatus Saccharibacteria bacterium genome and encodes:
- the rplD gene encoding 50S ribosomal protein L4, translated to MKVSLVDIKGKKTELNLKFDLSSTADYKTILNQVVYVIRSQARVNLAKTLSRGMVQGSTKKPWRQKGTGRARVGTKRNPVWRGGGVAFGPTGQENYHKKNNKKAYQVALVKSLEEKAKQSSFWVVDGLEDLSKTQQARLYLDTKLGIDSNSKVLLISTVRPQAFLNLKNLKLIGLNQLSALDILGVAQVLITKADLDLLVDRNKYLGLTQVKAVAKSSKEKDDSASN